Proteins from a genomic interval of Zingiber officinale cultivar Zhangliang chromosome 2A, Zo_v1.1, whole genome shotgun sequence:
- the LOC122042201 gene encoding SPX domain-containing protein 1-like: protein MRKGSDDHLVLNIESGSDHSIAAKSDAKGLVKILKKYDKRTRALIRQPFIEKVSQQPFFTTDLLYKLVKECVAMLDHLFPSNNLSISAECDGQNGVPKPA from the exons ATGCGAAAGGGATCTGACGACCATCTTGTTTTAAACATCGAGTCTGGGTCTGATCATTCAATTGCAGCAAAGTCTGATGCTAAAG GTCTAGTGAAAATATTGAAGAAGTATGACAAGAGAACAAGAGCACTTATCAGGCAGCCCTTCATCGAAAAGGTGTCACAGCAGCCATTCTTTACAACTGATCTCCTATACAAACTCGTGAAGGAGTGTGTGGCTATGCTCGACCATCTCTTCCCCAGCAACAACCTGTCAATTTCAGCAGAATGTGATGGACAAAATGGAGTGCCAAAGCCGGCATAA